The Anaeromyxobacter diazotrophicus nucleotide sequence GGACGTGGATGTACGTGGCGCGGCCCGGCGCGACGGCCGGGTTCATCGGGCTCGCCGTCCTGACCGTTCTCCTCGACGCCGCGAGTGCCTTCTTCAACCCCGCCATCTCGGCCGCCATCCCCGACCTCGTCCCGCGCCAGCGGATCGGCGGCGCCAACTCGGCGATCGAGGTGGTCGCGCAGCTCTCCACCTTCGCGGGGCAGGGGCTCGGCGGAATCCTCTTCACCGCCGTCGGGGCGCCCATCATGCTGCTCATCGACGGCGTCTCGTTCCTCTTCTCCGCCGGGACCGAGGCCTTCATCCAGATCCCGCAGCGGCTCCCGGCGCGGCGGACGAACGGGCGGCGCGCCGCGCTGGAGTTCCTGGCCGAGCTCGGGCGCGGGTTCCGCTACATCTGGGCCGCGCGGGGCCTGCGCTCGCTGGTGCTCGCCTCGGCCGCCCTCAACTTCTTCGCCGTCCCGATCATCGTCCTCATGCCGTTCTTCGTGGAGGACACGCTCGGCGCGGACGCGCGCTGGTACGGCTTCATCGCCGCGGCGTACGGGGTGGGCTCGCTCGCCGGCTCGGTCGCGGCCGGGATCGGGCGTCCGTCGGGCGGCGCGCGGCGGGCCCGGATGCTGGCGCTCTTCGCGCTCCAGGCGGGCACCTGCCTCGCCCTGGCGCTGGTAAGGCACCCGCTGCCGGCGCTGGCGGTGGCGGCGCTCGGCGGCGCGTTCGGCGGTGCCCTCACCATCTACGTCGTCACCATCGTCCAGGTCACGACGCCGGAGGACATGCGCGGTCGGGTCTTCGGCCTCCTCGGTACCATCGCCGGCAGCATCTCGCCGATCGCCATGATGCTCGCCGGCCTGGCCGCCGACTGGACGGGGCGGAAGGTCCCCGCCATCTACGCGGGCTGCGGCGCCGCCATGCTGGTCGTGGCGGCGGTGGCCGCGTCGCGCCGCACCTTCCGCACCTTCATCGCCCTCGACCTGACGGAGCCGACGCCGGAGGCGCCCGCCGGGTCCGGCCGCGCCCTCGCCGCCCCGGAGGTGGTGCCGTGAGCGCGCCCGAGCCGCTCGCGTTCACGGCCTCGCCGCCGGCGTCGCCGTGGCTGCCCTACCCGCCCCGCCCGGCGGGCGGGCGGCTGCGCCTGTTCTGCTTCCCGCACTCGGGCGCGGGCGCCTCCGCCTACGCCTGCTGGCGCC carries:
- a CDS encoding MFS transporter translates to MSADAPARPTRLFNKNFVLLWQGQLVSALGNHAFVLATSWWVKEATGSATLLGLYLVLSSVPSLLLEPIGGTYADRHSRRNVLITTDALSGVALLLAGTWMYVARPGATAGFIGLAVLTVLLDAASAFFNPAISAAIPDLVPRQRIGGANSAIEVVAQLSTFAGQGLGGILFTAVGAPIMLLIDGVSFLFSAGTEAFIQIPQRLPARRTNGRRAALEFLAELGRGFRYIWAARGLRSLVLASAALNFFAVPIIVLMPFFVEDTLGADARWYGFIAAAYGVGSLAGSVAAGIGRPSGGARRARMLALFALQAGTCLALALVRHPLPALAVAALGGAFGGALTIYVVTIVQVTTPEDMRGRVFGLLGTIAGSISPIAMMLAGLAADWTGRKVPAIYAGCGAAMLVVAAVAASRRTFRTFIALDLTEPTPEAPAGSGRALAAPEVVP